A window from Mustela erminea isolate mMusErm1 chromosome 17, mMusErm1.Pri, whole genome shotgun sequence encodes these proteins:
- the LOC116575975 gene encoding translation initiation factor IF-2-like translates to MALLPGGLNKDCGHQTSRFPLGETKPRALSGRPGDLPAGPPAPATRAPRTLLPTERCLFLLAFPKPLSLWGQVSRPFGLGDSSSPCPSQSSRENDTPQSDLSSAGWGRGQRGPLVAGAAAAAGPAGLPPAPAPPGLGFGLGLAAAGPARGPPGVSSPPPEQTCPPAAAPGRDEGGPRAPHARSKPSRSRRPRVESTRGHRGPRRPCPAPPPQDTQGRRPLSAPAATLGLAQLTPSRPGRPRPEPEAELPPARPARPVPGLCLLLCRRPTAPSAPPGRPHPVPAPRPRSAPGDALPPRLAHSSASAGHLGPGGGGGGRPSARPETEGSAAPHPRPALGAGDPSLPPWVLDVGRRRADLGQGDHPQNLGTTHRRGLCPQDAVSQSPSSTSAPSC, encoded by the exons ATGGCGCTGCTGCCGGGAGGCCTGAACAAGGACTGTGGCCACCAGACAAGCAG GTTCCCACTGGGGGAGACCAAGCCCAGGGCCCTCTCAGGCCGGCCTGGGGACTTGCCAGCAGGACCCCCTGCGCCAG CCACCCGCGCACCTAGAACCCTCCTGCCCACCGAGAG GTGCCTCTTCCTCCTGGCTTTCCCGAAGCCTCTGAGCCTCTGGGGACAAG TTTCTAGACCGTTCGGGCTCGGAGACagcagctccccctgcccctctcagtCTTCGCGTGAAAACGACACACCCCAAAGTGACTTGTCGTCCGCGGGCTGGGGACGCGGCCAGCGGGGCCCCCTCGTGGCCGGAGCCGCAGCCGCCGCGGGACCGGCCGGTCTCCCGCCGGCGCCGGCTCCTCCCGGGCTCGGCTTCGGCCTCGGCCTCGCCGCCGCTGGGCCTGCACGTGGGCCGCCCGGGGTCTCCTCTCCGCCCCCAGAGCAGACGTGCCCCCCAGCCGCCGCCCCCGGCCGAGACGAAGGCGGACCCCGAGCCCCCCACGCCCGCTCCAAGCCCAGCCGCTCCCGCCGGCCCCGGGTCGAGTCCACGCGCGGTCACCGCGGGCCCCGCCGGCCGTGCCCCGCGCCTCCGCCCCAGGACACGCAGGGCCGCCGCCCTCTCTCCGCCCCCGCGGCGACACTCGGCCTCGCGCAGCTCACCCCGAGCCGGCCCGGCCGCCCTCGCCCAGAGCCCGAGGCTGAGCTCCCGCCCGCCCGGCCCGCTCGGCCCGTGCccggcctctgcctgctgctgtgccGCCGCCCGACAGCTCCGAGCGCACCCCCAGGCCGGCCGCACCCCGTCCCAGCTCCCAGGCCCCGCTCAGCCCCGGGGGACGCTCTCCCACCCCGCCTTGCTCACAGCTCGGCGTCCGCGGGGCATCTtggccccgggggcgggggcggggggcggccaTCCGCTCGTCCGGAAACGGAGGGCTCTGCCGCCCCCCATCCCCGACCGGCACTGGGAGCTGGTGACCCCTCTCTGCCCCCGTGGGTCCTGGATGTTGGCAGAAGGAGGGCCGACCTGGGGCAGGGGGACCATCCGCAGAACCTGGGGACCACCCACAGGCGGGGGCTCTGCCCCCAGGACGCTGTATCCCAGAGCCCCAGctccacctctgccccttcctgctga
- the SLC27A3 gene encoding solute carrier family 27 member 3 isoform X1: MAALLLLLLLLLPPLLLLRKPHLWPGLRWLPADLAFAVRALRCKRALRARALAAAAADPRGPEGGCSLAWRLAELARQRPAHTFLIHGPRRFNYAEAERESNRAARAFLRARGWGAGPGGGAEAERAAGVAGAAAPLAPGDTVALLLPACPEFLWLWFGLAKAGLRTAFVPAALRRGALLHCLRSCGARALVLAPEFLQSLEPDLPALRAMGLRLWAAGPEAHPVGISDLLAEASAEADGPVPGYLSAPQSMMDTCLYIFTSGTTGLPKAAQISHQKILQCQAFYELCGAHRQDVIYLALPLYHMSGSLLGIVGCLGIGATVVLKSKFSAGQFWEDCQQHGVTVFQYIGELCRYLVNQPPSTAEHGHKVRLAVGSGLRPDTWERFVRRFGPLQVLETYGLTEGNVATFNYTGQLGAVGRASWLYKHVFPFSLIRYDVTTGEPVRDAQGHCVATCPGEPGLLVAPVSQQSPFLGYAGGPELGQGKLLKSVFRAGDVFFNTGDLLVCDHQGFLRFHDRTGDTFRWKGENVATTEVADALGSLDFLQDVNVYGVAVPGHEGRAGMAALVLRPPHSLDLVQLYAHVSENLPPYAWPRFLRLQESLATTETFKQQKVRMAKEGFDPSALSDPLYVLDQPGGAYLPLTRARYSALLAGDLRI; encoded by the exons ATGGcggccctgctgctgctgctgctgctgctgctgccgccgctgctcCTGCTGCGGAAGCCGCACCTCTGGCCGGGGCTGCGCTGGCTCCCGGCGGACTTGGCCTTCGCGGTACGCGCCCTGCGATGCAAGCGGGCTCTTCGAGCGCGCGCCCTGGCAGCGGCCGCCGCCGACCCGAGGGGCCCCGAGGGGGGCTGCAGCCTGGCCTGGCGCCTCGCGGAACTGGCCCGGCAGCGCCCCGCACACACCTTCCTCATTCACGGCCCGCGACGCTTCAACTACGCGGAGGCCGAGCGCGAGAGCAACCGGGCTGCGCGCGCTTTCTTGCGCGCGCGGGGCTGGGGCGCGGGGCCCGGCGGCGGCGCAGAGGCCGAGCGGGCCGCGGGAGTGGCCGGCGCCGCGGCCCCTCTAGCGCCCGGGGACACCGTGGCGCTGCTTCTCCCCGCCTGCCCGGAGTTCCTGTGGCTCTGGTTCGGGCTGGCCAAGGCCGGCCTGCGCACAGCCTTTGTGCCCGCCGCCCTGCGCCGGGGTGCCCTCCTGCACTGTCTCCGCAGCTGCGGCGCGCGCGCGCTGGTCCTGGCGCCAG AGTTCCTGCAGTCGCTGGAGCCTGACCTGCCAGCCCTGAGAGCCATGGGGCTCCGTCTTTGGGCTGCAGGCCCTGAAGCCCATCCTGTGGGAATCAGCGACTTGCTGGCCGAGGCCTCGGCAGAAGCGGACGGACCAGTGCCCGGGTACCTGTCTGCCCCCCAGAGCATGATGGACACGTGCCTGTACATCTTCACTTCTGGCACCACGG GCCTCCCCAAGGCTGCGCAGATCAGTCACCAGAAGATCCTGCAGTGCCAGGCCTTCTACGAGCTGTGTGGGGCCCACCGGCAAGATGTGATCTACCTGGCCCTCCCCCTCTACCACATGTCGGGCTCTCTCCTGGGCATCGTGGGCTGCTTGGGTATCG GGGCCACAGTGGTGCTGAAGTCCAAATTCTCGGCCGGTCAGTTCTGGGAGGACTGCCAGCAGCACGGGGTGACAGTGTTCCAGTACATAGGGGAGCTGTGCCGATATCTTGTCAACCAGCCACCG AGCACGGCGGAACATGGCCATAAGGTCCGGCTGGCAGTGGGCAGCGGGCTGCGACCTGACACCTGGGAGCGCTTTGTGCGTCGTTTTGGTCCCCTGCAGGTGCTGGAGACCTACGGGCTCACCGAGGGCAATGTTGCCACTTTTAACTACACGGGACAGCTGGGTGCTGTGGGCCGCGCCTCCTGGCTTTATAAG catgtcttccccttctctttgATTCGCTATGACGTCACCACAGGGGAGCCGGTCCGGGATGCCCAGGGGCACTGTGTGGCTACATGTCCAG GTGAGCCCGGGCTGCTGGTGGCCCCGGTCAGCCAGCAGTCCCCGTTCCTGGGCTATGCTGGGGGGCCAGAGCTGGGCCAGGGGAAGCTGCTGAAGAGTGTCTTCCGAGCTGGGGATGTTTTCTTCAACACCGGGGACCTGCTGGTCTGCGACCACCAGGGTTTTCTCCGCTTCCACGATCGGACTGGGGACACCTTCAG GTGGAAAGGGGAGAACGTGGCCACAACCGAGGTGGCGGACGCCTTGGGGTCTCTGGACTTCCTTCAGGACGTGAACGTCTACGGAGTCGCCGTGCCAG ggcACGAAGGCAGAGCTGGAATGGCGGCCCTGGTTCTGCGTCCCCCCCACTCCTTGGACCTTGTGCAGCTCTACGCCCACGTTTCTGAAAACCTGCCGCCGTACGCCTGGCCTCGGTTCCTGAGGCTCCAG GAGTCTCTGGCCACGACGGAGACCTTCAAGCAGCAGAAGGTGCGGATGGCAAAGGAGGGCTTTGACCCAAGCGCACTGTCTGACCCCCTCTACGTTCTGGACCAGCCTGGGGGTGCCTACCTGCCCCTCACACGGGCCCGGTACAGTGCCCTCCTGGCTGGGGACCTTCGCATCTGA
- the SLC27A3 gene encoding solute carrier family 27 member 3 isoform X2, with protein sequence MAALLLLLLLLLPPLLLLRKPHLWPGLRWLPADLAFAVRALRCKRALRARALAAAAADPRGPEGGCSLAWRLAELARQRPAHTFLIHGPRRFNYAEAERESNRAARAFLRARGWGAGPGGGAEAERAAGVAGAAAPLAPGDTVALLLPACPEFLWLWFGLAKAGLRTAFVPAALRRGALLHCLRSCGARALVLAPEFLQSLEPDLPALRAMGLRLWAAGPEAHPVGISDLLAEASAEADGPVPGYLSAPQSMMDTCLYIFTSGTTGATVVLKSKFSAGQFWEDCQQHGVTVFQYIGELCRYLVNQPPSTAEHGHKVRLAVGSGLRPDTWERFVRRFGPLQVLETYGLTEGNVATFNYTGQLGAVGRASWLYKHVFPFSLIRYDVTTGEPVRDAQGHCVATCPGEPGLLVAPVSQQSPFLGYAGGPELGQGKLLKSVFRAGDVFFNTGDLLVCDHQGFLRFHDRTGDTFRWKGENVATTEVADALGSLDFLQDVNVYGVAVPGHEGRAGMAALVLRPPHSLDLVQLYAHVSENLPPYAWPRFLRLQESLATTETFKQQKVRMAKEGFDPSALSDPLYVLDQPGGAYLPLTRARYSALLAGDLRI encoded by the exons ATGGcggccctgctgctgctgctgctgctgctgctgccgccgctgctcCTGCTGCGGAAGCCGCACCTCTGGCCGGGGCTGCGCTGGCTCCCGGCGGACTTGGCCTTCGCGGTACGCGCCCTGCGATGCAAGCGGGCTCTTCGAGCGCGCGCCCTGGCAGCGGCCGCCGCCGACCCGAGGGGCCCCGAGGGGGGCTGCAGCCTGGCCTGGCGCCTCGCGGAACTGGCCCGGCAGCGCCCCGCACACACCTTCCTCATTCACGGCCCGCGACGCTTCAACTACGCGGAGGCCGAGCGCGAGAGCAACCGGGCTGCGCGCGCTTTCTTGCGCGCGCGGGGCTGGGGCGCGGGGCCCGGCGGCGGCGCAGAGGCCGAGCGGGCCGCGGGAGTGGCCGGCGCCGCGGCCCCTCTAGCGCCCGGGGACACCGTGGCGCTGCTTCTCCCCGCCTGCCCGGAGTTCCTGTGGCTCTGGTTCGGGCTGGCCAAGGCCGGCCTGCGCACAGCCTTTGTGCCCGCCGCCCTGCGCCGGGGTGCCCTCCTGCACTGTCTCCGCAGCTGCGGCGCGCGCGCGCTGGTCCTGGCGCCAG AGTTCCTGCAGTCGCTGGAGCCTGACCTGCCAGCCCTGAGAGCCATGGGGCTCCGTCTTTGGGCTGCAGGCCCTGAAGCCCATCCTGTGGGAATCAGCGACTTGCTGGCCGAGGCCTCGGCAGAAGCGGACGGACCAGTGCCCGGGTACCTGTCTGCCCCCCAGAGCATGATGGACACGTGCCTGTACATCTTCACTTCTGGCACCACGG GGGCCACAGTGGTGCTGAAGTCCAAATTCTCGGCCGGTCAGTTCTGGGAGGACTGCCAGCAGCACGGGGTGACAGTGTTCCAGTACATAGGGGAGCTGTGCCGATATCTTGTCAACCAGCCACCG AGCACGGCGGAACATGGCCATAAGGTCCGGCTGGCAGTGGGCAGCGGGCTGCGACCTGACACCTGGGAGCGCTTTGTGCGTCGTTTTGGTCCCCTGCAGGTGCTGGAGACCTACGGGCTCACCGAGGGCAATGTTGCCACTTTTAACTACACGGGACAGCTGGGTGCTGTGGGCCGCGCCTCCTGGCTTTATAAG catgtcttccccttctctttgATTCGCTATGACGTCACCACAGGGGAGCCGGTCCGGGATGCCCAGGGGCACTGTGTGGCTACATGTCCAG GTGAGCCCGGGCTGCTGGTGGCCCCGGTCAGCCAGCAGTCCCCGTTCCTGGGCTATGCTGGGGGGCCAGAGCTGGGCCAGGGGAAGCTGCTGAAGAGTGTCTTCCGAGCTGGGGATGTTTTCTTCAACACCGGGGACCTGCTGGTCTGCGACCACCAGGGTTTTCTCCGCTTCCACGATCGGACTGGGGACACCTTCAG GTGGAAAGGGGAGAACGTGGCCACAACCGAGGTGGCGGACGCCTTGGGGTCTCTGGACTTCCTTCAGGACGTGAACGTCTACGGAGTCGCCGTGCCAG ggcACGAAGGCAGAGCTGGAATGGCGGCCCTGGTTCTGCGTCCCCCCCACTCCTTGGACCTTGTGCAGCTCTACGCCCACGTTTCTGAAAACCTGCCGCCGTACGCCTGGCCTCGGTTCCTGAGGCTCCAG GAGTCTCTGGCCACGACGGAGACCTTCAAGCAGCAGAAGGTGCGGATGGCAAAGGAGGGCTTTGACCCAAGCGCACTGTCTGACCCCCTCTACGTTCTGGACCAGCCTGGGGGTGCCTACCTGCCCCTCACACGGGCCCGGTACAGTGCCCTCCTGGCTGGGGACCTTCGCATCTGA
- the SLC27A3 gene encoding solute carrier family 27 member 3 isoform X3 codes for MAALLLLLLLLLPPLLLLRKPHLWPGLRWLPADLAFAVRALRCKRALRARALAAAAADPRGPEGGCSLAWRLAELARQRPAHTFLIHGPRRFNYAEAERESNRAARAFLRARGWGAGPGGGAEAERAAGVAGAAAPLAPGDTVALLLPACPEFLWLWFGLAKAGLRTAFVPAALRRGALLHCLRSCGARALVLAPEFLQSLEPDLPALRAMGLRLWAAGPEAHPVGISDLLAEASAEADGPVPGYLSAPQSMMDTCLYIFTSGTTGLPKAAQISHQKILQCQAFYELCGAHRQDVIYLALPLYHMSGSLLGIVGCLGIGATVVLKSKFSAGQFWEDCQQHGVTVFQYIGELCRYLVNQPPSTAEHGHKVRLAVGSGLRPDTWERFVRRFGPLQVLETYGLTEGNVATFNYTGQLGAVGRASWLYKHVFPFSLIRYDVTTGEPVRDAQGHCVATCPGEPGLLVAPVSQQSPFLGYAGGPELGQGKLLKSVFRAGDVFFNTGDLLVCDHQGFLRFHDRTGDTFRARRQSWNGGPGSASPPLLGPCAALRPRF; via the exons ATGGcggccctgctgctgctgctgctgctgctgctgccgccgctgctcCTGCTGCGGAAGCCGCACCTCTGGCCGGGGCTGCGCTGGCTCCCGGCGGACTTGGCCTTCGCGGTACGCGCCCTGCGATGCAAGCGGGCTCTTCGAGCGCGCGCCCTGGCAGCGGCCGCCGCCGACCCGAGGGGCCCCGAGGGGGGCTGCAGCCTGGCCTGGCGCCTCGCGGAACTGGCCCGGCAGCGCCCCGCACACACCTTCCTCATTCACGGCCCGCGACGCTTCAACTACGCGGAGGCCGAGCGCGAGAGCAACCGGGCTGCGCGCGCTTTCTTGCGCGCGCGGGGCTGGGGCGCGGGGCCCGGCGGCGGCGCAGAGGCCGAGCGGGCCGCGGGAGTGGCCGGCGCCGCGGCCCCTCTAGCGCCCGGGGACACCGTGGCGCTGCTTCTCCCCGCCTGCCCGGAGTTCCTGTGGCTCTGGTTCGGGCTGGCCAAGGCCGGCCTGCGCACAGCCTTTGTGCCCGCCGCCCTGCGCCGGGGTGCCCTCCTGCACTGTCTCCGCAGCTGCGGCGCGCGCGCGCTGGTCCTGGCGCCAG AGTTCCTGCAGTCGCTGGAGCCTGACCTGCCAGCCCTGAGAGCCATGGGGCTCCGTCTTTGGGCTGCAGGCCCTGAAGCCCATCCTGTGGGAATCAGCGACTTGCTGGCCGAGGCCTCGGCAGAAGCGGACGGACCAGTGCCCGGGTACCTGTCTGCCCCCCAGAGCATGATGGACACGTGCCTGTACATCTTCACTTCTGGCACCACGG GCCTCCCCAAGGCTGCGCAGATCAGTCACCAGAAGATCCTGCAGTGCCAGGCCTTCTACGAGCTGTGTGGGGCCCACCGGCAAGATGTGATCTACCTGGCCCTCCCCCTCTACCACATGTCGGGCTCTCTCCTGGGCATCGTGGGCTGCTTGGGTATCG GGGCCACAGTGGTGCTGAAGTCCAAATTCTCGGCCGGTCAGTTCTGGGAGGACTGCCAGCAGCACGGGGTGACAGTGTTCCAGTACATAGGGGAGCTGTGCCGATATCTTGTCAACCAGCCACCG AGCACGGCGGAACATGGCCATAAGGTCCGGCTGGCAGTGGGCAGCGGGCTGCGACCTGACACCTGGGAGCGCTTTGTGCGTCGTTTTGGTCCCCTGCAGGTGCTGGAGACCTACGGGCTCACCGAGGGCAATGTTGCCACTTTTAACTACACGGGACAGCTGGGTGCTGTGGGCCGCGCCTCCTGGCTTTATAAG catgtcttccccttctctttgATTCGCTATGACGTCACCACAGGGGAGCCGGTCCGGGATGCCCAGGGGCACTGTGTGGCTACATGTCCAG GTGAGCCCGGGCTGCTGGTGGCCCCGGTCAGCCAGCAGTCCCCGTTCCTGGGCTATGCTGGGGGGCCAGAGCTGGGCCAGGGGAAGCTGCTGAAGAGTGTCTTCCGAGCTGGGGATGTTTTCTTCAACACCGGGGACCTGCTGGTCTGCGACCACCAGGGTTTTCTCCGCTTCCACGATCGGACTGGGGACACCTTCAG ggcACGAAGGCAGAGCTGGAATGGCGGCCCTGGTTCTGCGTCCCCCCCACTCCTTGGACCTTGTGCAGCTCTACGCCCACGTTTCTGA